The following is a genomic window from Acidimicrobiia bacterium.
GCGCGTAGGTTGCGGCCCCGCTTCTTGATGAGCAAGCGTTTGAGCCGCCACGCGACGTGCCGGTCCATCTGGACGAACTTGTTGGCCGCGTTGCCGGTGCGGAAGTAGTTACCCCACCCCCGCAAGAACCGGTTGAGGTCACTGATCGCGTCCCCCAACTCGGTTCCGGTGTGGTTCCGGCCGGTGAGTTCCTTGACTCGTCGGCGTGCCCGTTTCATGGACCGTTGTGACGGCCACCGGTGCAGGTAGTAACGGCGGATGCCGTGTTGTTCCCACAACCGACCCGACATGCGGGCATGAAAATGGCAGCCGAGAAAGTCGAAGCCCTCCTTGCCTTCTCGGAGGTCGACCACACGGGTCTTGTCCGAGTGCAGTTCCAAACCGAGCTCACCCAACAGCTTCTGTGCTGTGCGGTACGCATGTTCGGCTTGACTGCGAGTCGTGCACAACACGACGAAGTCGTCTGCGTAGCGGACAACTTCACCGGTGCCGTACTCGGCCCAGGCCCGGTCGAACGCGTGCAAGAAAATGTTGGCCAGTAGCGGAGAGATCACACCGCCTTGGGGTGTGCCCGTGACCGTCTCGGAAACCACCCCATCGACCAACACACCTGCGCGCAGCCATTGGCGGACCAGCTTGAGTAGCCGCCGATCCGACACGCGCCGTTCGATCATGCCCATCAATCGGTCATGGTCGATAGACCCGAAGAAGTCCGAGATGTCGGCCTCGAAGACAAAGACTCGTCCTCGCGGGAACGCCACCCGGATCACCTCCAACGCGTCGGTCGCCGAACGCTTCGGGCGGAACCCGTAACTCGCAGGCATGAAGTCGGCCTCGAAGATCGGCTCGAGGACCATCTTGGCTGCCTGCTGGCACACCCGGTCGCGCACGGTCGGGATACCCAACGGCCGGCTCCGACCATCAGGCTTGGGGATCTCCACCCGGCGCAACAACGCCGGACGGTAGATGCCTGCACGAAGATCACGGGCTAACTCGTCGAGCATCCGCTCGACCCCGTAATCCTCCACCGCCGCCAACGTCACACGATCAACCCCAGCGGCGCCACGATTCGCTCGGACTCGTCTCCACGCCTCCCACAAGACGTCACTCCTATAGATCCGGTCATACAGAGCATGGAAACGCCGACCCGAAGACTGCTTGGCCGCAGCCCATAGCCGATTCTGAAGTCGTCGCACGTTGACGTCAGGTCGAGACCCGACGGGGTAGTTGGACCGGGCGGTCCCGGCCATGCCCTTGCGCTTACCTTCATCACCGACGTGACCGAAGTCGGGGTCCTTCCCTCCCGCCGCGTTGTGTTGCACGGCGATCACAGGTACTACGACCCCGTCGGACTCCCGCTGCACTCCGTTCGATTTCACCATCGGCTTATACGAACGGTCTTTGCTGACAAGGCTGCACAGACGGGTCTCTCCTGTTCCGAACCAGGCCTTGCGCGCGTGCCACTCCCCATACCCCGGGAGGACCCGACGAGGGCATGTCCGGAACGCCAATCGTCGAAT
Proteins encoded in this region:
- the ltrA gene encoding group II intron reverse transcriptase/maturase, translated to MAGTARSNYPVGSRPDVNVRRLQNRLWAAAKQSSGRRFHALYDRIYRSDVLWEAWRRVRANRGAAGVDRVTLAAVEDYGVERMLDELARDLRAGIYRPALLRRVEIPKPDGRSRPLGIPTVRDRVCQQAAKMVLEPIFEADFMPASYGFRPKRSATDALEVIRVAFPRGRVFVFEADISDFFGSIDHDRLMGMIERRVSDRRLLKLVRQWLRAGVLVDGVVSETVTGTPQGGVISPLLANIFLHAFDRAWAEYGTGEVVRYADDFVVLCTTRSQAEHAYRTAQKLLGELGLELHSDKTRVVDLREGKEGFDFLGCHFHARMSGRLWEQHGIRRYYLHRWPSQRSMKRARRRVKELTGRNHTGTELGDAISDLNRFLRGWGNYFRTGNAANKFVQMDRHVAWRLKRLLIKKRGRNLRAGQVERWTPAWFRDQGLHQLMGTIRYPKAA